A stretch of Pleuronectes platessa chromosome 24, fPlePla1.1, whole genome shotgun sequence DNA encodes these proteins:
- the dhrs9 gene encoding dehydrogenase/reductase SDR family member 9 has product MYLYLLGLVVLFYLYRWVREMPRVPDKGSKHVYVTGCDSGFGNLLARHLDKKGFRVIAACFTEKGEDGLKKSCSDKLTTTHLDVRSQESVAKVGAMIKELVGEQGLWAVVNNAGVSVPSAPNDWLTIDDFKSMLDVNLMGVIATTLSVLPLIKKARGRVVNVASVFGRISPTGGPYTISKYGVEAFNDSLRLNMKHFGVKVLCIEPGFFKTNVTDSVLLKRNVETLWAKLPQDVKDDYGAQFLPNSLEMIDEKVSKISDGDLMKVVGCMEHAVSAVRPRTRYSPGWDAKLFWLPLSYMPTCLTDYFFHIQSSPIAVKI; this is encoded by the exons ATGTACCTGTACCTCCTGGGCCTGGTGGTTCTCTTCTACCTGTACCGCTGGGTCAGGGAGATGCCCAGGGTCCCGGACAAAGGCAGCAAGCACGTGTACGTCACCGGCTGCGACTCAGGCTTCGGAAACCTCCTGGCTCGCCATCTGGACAAGAAGGGCTTCCGAGTGATCGCGGCGTGCTTCACGGAGAAGGGAGAGGACGGTCTGAAGAAGTCCTGCTCCGACAAACTGACCACCACACACCTCGACGTCAGGTCCCAGGAGAGCGTGGCCAAAGTGGGGGCGATGATCAAGGAGCTGGTGGGCGAGCAAG GTTTATGGGCTGTAGTGAACAATGCGGGCGTGTCCGTTCCCTCGGCGCCCAACGATTGGCTGAccattgatgatttcaagtcGATGCTGGACGTGAACCTGATGGGGGTGATCGCCACGACCCTGAGCGTCCTCCCGCTGATCAAGAAGGCCAGAGGCCGGGTGGTGAACGTGGCCAGCGTGTTCGGGAGGATCAGTCCGACCGGAGGCCCGTACACCATCTCCAAGTACGGTGTGGAGGCCTTCAACGACAGCCTCAG GCTGAATATGAAGCATTTCGGGGTCAAAGTCCTCTGCATCGAACCCGGCTTCTTCAAAACTAACGTGACTGACAGCGTCCTCCTGAAGAGGAACGTGGAGACGCTCTGGGCCAAGCTGCCGCAGGACGTCAAAGACGACTACGGAGCCCAGTTCCTCCCCAACT CGTTAGAGATGATCGATGAGAAAGTCTCAAAGATCAGCGATGGGGATCTGATGAAGGTGGTCGGCTGCATGGAGCACGCCGTGTCCGCGGTCCGTCCCCGCACCCGCTACTCCCCCGGCTGGGACGCCAAGCTCTTCTGGCTGCCGCTGTCCTACATGCCCACCTGCCTCACCGATTACTTCTTCCACATTCAATCCAGTCCCATTGCCGTGAAGATTTAA